AGCGCCATGACGACGAGCGCCCGCACGCGCAGGAAGAAGAGGAACACGACGCCGAGGACCATCGCGACCCCCGCGGCGCCGACGTGCGTCAGGTCGCCCTTGATCCGGCTGAACTCCTCCGCCCCGGTGATCAGGTCCCCGGCGTAGTCCACCCGCAGCCCCCCGCCGAAACGCTCCGGGCCGACGCGCTCGACGGCGCCCCTGACGCGCTCGAGCAGGGCGCGCTGGCGGCCGAGGTCGACGCTCATGACCGGGGTGCGCAGCACGAGGACGATGAACGTCCCTCCGGCCTCCAGGTAGTAGCCGTCGCTGCCGCCCGGCCGCCGCTCGGCCTCGGCCTGCTCGTACCTGCGCCGCGTCTCCTCGATCCACTCCCGCGTGACCGGGCGCGGCGGGGCGGTGTCGCCCAGCTCCAGGTCCATGCCCGCGCGCTTGCCGACCTCGTACTCGTAGCGGTCCAGGATCCGGTCGTGGAAGTCCTGGACGTCCGCGAGCGGCGCGTAGAGGTAGCGGTTGCGCTTGAGGAAGGCGTCGAGCTCGCGCGGCCCCTCGTCCACGGTTCCGGCCAGCTCGGGGCCGAGCGCCCGCAGTTCGGCGGCGAGCGCGTCGACGAAGCGCTTGAGTGCCTCGCGGTCCCCGCCGCGCACGACGACGTTCAGCGTCGAACCGCTCGGGAGCCGCTCCCCGACGCGCCTGGCGACGATGACGCTGCGCTTGCCCTGGGGCAGCAGCTCGTCGAAGTCGGTCTTGAGCTCGAGGTGCGAGGCGCCGTGGGCCGCAAGCGCCGCCGTACCCAGGGCCACGGCCAGCACCCGCAGGGGGCGCCGGGTCTGCCAGTCGATGAGCGCACGGATCAGTCGCACGGGGTTTGCTCCTTCCGCGGCGTCAGCGTCCGCGGCGCGGGCGCCCGCGCGGCGTCCGACATCCGGCGTCCGCGGGGCGACTGAGGCCTCGAATCCCGTTGAAATTCTCCCGCGCAGGCGGGACGAAGTCAAGGAAGCCTTGACTCCCTCGCGCCGCGCGGGTACAACGGCGCCCGCACACAACGAGCAGCGGGAGGGAACCGGCCATGGCAATCGAACGCACCCTGTCCATCATCAAGCCTGACGCCGTCGAGCGCGGGCTCATCGGCGCGATCATCGACCGTTTCGAGAAGGGCGGGCTCAAGCCGGTCGCGGTCCGCCTCGAGCGGCTCTCCGAGGCCGTCGCCGGCGGCTTCTACGCGGTGCACCGCGAGCGGCCGTTCTTCCGCGACCTGGTCGCCTACATGACCAGCGGCCCGGTGGTGGTCATGGTCCTCGAGGGCGAGAGCGCCATCGCGCGCAACCGCGAGATCATGGGTGCCACCGACCCGGCCAAGGCCGCGGAGGGGACGATCCGCAAGCTCCACGCGCAGAACATCGAGCGCAACTCGGTGCACGGCTCCGACGCGCCGGAGACCGCGCGCACCGAGATCGCGTACTTCTTCCGGGCGACCGAGCAGCACGCCTACGACTGGAAACGCTGAGCCGGCGCGGCACCGGCGGCGGAGGAGGAGCGACGATGGCACGTGAGTGCGAACTGCTGGCGACCTGCATCTTCTTCAACGACAAGATGGCGAACTACCCCGCGGCGGCCGACCACCTCAAGAAGAAGCACTGCCTGTCCGACCCGGCCTCCTGCGCGCGGATGATGGTCGTCAAGGCCCTCGGCCGGCCGGCCGTCCCGCAGGACCTGTTCCCGAACCACACGAGCCGCGCCGAGCAGCTCATCCTGCAGCAGAAGGGGCTGATCACCCCCTGATCACGCTCAACCACGTCGACAAGCAGTACGGGGGCGAGTACCTCTTCCGGGACCTCTCCCTGCGCATCGGCGACGACGAGCGCATCGCCGTCGTCGGCCCCAACGGCGCCGGCAAGTCGACGCTGATGAAGATCATCCTCGGCCTCGTCGAGCCCGACGCCGGGGAGATCGTGCGCTCGCGCTCGCACACCGCCGGCTACCTCCCCCAGGAGGGGATCGCGCACGCCGGCAAGGCCCTGGCGGACGAGGT
This region of bacterium genomic DNA includes:
- the ndk gene encoding nucleoside-diphosphate kinase, producing MAIERTLSIIKPDAVERGLIGAIIDRFEKGGLKPVAVRLERLSEAVAGGFYAVHRERPFFRDLVAYMTSGPVVVMVLEGESAIARNREIMGATDPAKAAEGTIRKLHAQNIERNSVHGSDAPETARTEIAYFFRATEQHAYDWKR